In Burkholderia sp. NRF60-BP8, a single window of DNA contains:
- a CDS encoding BON domain-containing protein produces the protein MKSIVLRALGVAAVAACLSGSVYAQSSDAAGTEAPSAAASAPKAAAKTAKKANRKLGYAVRKAITKAGGIDVANLVVRSKGGAISLEGTVPDQAQIDKAEEAAKSVKGVTSVTNKLTVQQQ, from the coding sequence ATGAAGTCGATCGTGTTGAGAGCGTTGGGTGTCGCCGCCGTGGCGGCCTGTCTGTCGGGCAGCGTGTATGCGCAGTCGAGCGACGCAGCGGGTACGGAAGCGCCGTCGGCCGCGGCGAGCGCGCCGAAGGCCGCCGCGAAAACCGCGAAGAAGGCGAACCGCAAGCTCGGCTACGCGGTGCGCAAGGCCATTACGAAGGCGGGCGGCATCGACGTGGCGAACCTCGTCGTGCGTTCGAAGGGCGGCGCGATCTCGCTGGAGGGCACGGTGCCCGACCAGGCACAGATCGACAAGGCGGAAGAGGCAGCCAAGAGCGTGAAGGGCGTGACGTCGGTCACGAACAAGCTGACCGTTCAGCAGCAGTAA
- a CDS encoding S10 family peptidase, which produces MTTRKSLKDGFALFGTTLSVPLAAAAAAALLVTGCGGDDGPSPSAAAATAAATSSGSTSVNTDATAAAAADQPYVDTDVYGTGPNDAVTDSTEGAAVVHRQVTIGGKTIKYTATTGHLTTIDPITSAPNAKMFYVAYTQDNPDPSKPRPVTFFYNGGPGSSSVYLLLGSYGPKRLQSSFPNFTPPAPYKLLDNPDSLLDRTDLVFINPVGTGYSTAIAPAKNKDFWGTDQDARSIDRFIQRYLTKYSRWNSPKFLYGESYGTARSAVVSWVLHEDGIDLNGITLQSSILDYANALSAVGTFPTLAADAFYWKKTTLNPTPTDLDAYMVQARNYADNTLAPLAQKPNPQDGGFVNVRLNLNLQTAQQMGSYIGTDPTSLIQTFGNPAALGNVPSSDDNPPYTFFLTLVPGTQIGQYDGRANFTGKGIAPYILPNSGSNDPSITNVGGAYTVLWNSYINTDLKYTSTSSFVDLNDQVFNNWDFSHTDPTGANKGGGNTLYTAGDLASTMSVNPDLKVLSANGYFDAVTPFHQTELTLAQMPLDPTLKAQNLTIKNYPSGHMIYLNDASRTALKGDLANFYDGILANRTALQRVLKLQARTQQMKQQKLQQQGQ; this is translated from the coding sequence ATGACGACACGCAAGTCCTTGAAAGACGGTTTCGCGCTATTTGGAACGACCCTGAGCGTACCGCTCGCCGCGGCAGCGGCCGCGGCGCTGCTCGTCACGGGGTGCGGCGGCGACGACGGGCCGAGCCCGAGCGCGGCGGCCGCCACCGCGGCCGCGACGTCGAGCGGCAGCACGTCGGTCAATACCGACGCAACGGCCGCCGCCGCGGCCGACCAGCCGTACGTCGACACCGACGTGTACGGCACAGGGCCGAACGACGCGGTCACGGATTCGACCGAAGGCGCGGCAGTCGTGCACCGCCAGGTGACGATCGGCGGCAAGACGATCAAGTACACGGCCACCACGGGCCACCTGACGACGATCGATCCGATCACGTCGGCGCCGAACGCGAAGATGTTCTACGTTGCGTACACGCAGGACAATCCGGACCCGTCGAAGCCGCGTCCGGTCACGTTCTTCTACAACGGCGGCCCCGGTTCGTCGTCGGTCTACCTGCTGCTCGGCTCGTACGGGCCGAAGCGTCTGCAGTCGTCGTTCCCGAACTTCACGCCGCCGGCCCCGTACAAGCTGCTCGACAACCCGGACAGCCTGCTCGACCGCACCGACCTCGTGTTCATCAACCCGGTCGGCACCGGTTACTCGACGGCGATCGCGCCGGCGAAGAACAAGGACTTCTGGGGCACCGACCAGGATGCGCGCTCGATCGACCGCTTCATCCAGCGCTACCTGACCAAGTACTCGCGCTGGAATTCGCCGAAGTTCCTGTACGGCGAGTCGTACGGCACCGCGCGCAGCGCGGTCGTGTCGTGGGTGCTGCACGAGGACGGCATCGACCTGAACGGGATCACGCTGCAGTCGTCGATCCTCGACTACGCGAACGCGCTGTCCGCGGTCGGCACGTTCCCGACGCTCGCGGCCGACGCGTTCTACTGGAAGAAGACGACGCTCAACCCGACGCCGACCGATCTCGACGCGTACATGGTCCAGGCCCGCAACTACGCGGACAACACGCTCGCGCCGCTCGCGCAGAAGCCGAACCCGCAGGACGGCGGCTTCGTGAACGTGCGGCTGAACCTGAACCTGCAGACCGCGCAGCAGATGGGTTCGTACATCGGCACGGACCCGACGTCGCTGATCCAGACCTTCGGCAACCCGGCTGCGCTCGGCAACGTGCCTTCGTCGGACGACAACCCGCCGTACACGTTCTTCCTGACGCTCGTGCCGGGCACGCAGATCGGGCAGTACGACGGCCGCGCGAACTTCACGGGCAAGGGCATCGCGCCGTACATCCTGCCGAACTCGGGCAGCAACGATCCGTCGATCACGAACGTCGGCGGCGCGTACACGGTGCTGTGGAACAGCTACATCAACACCGACCTCAAGTACACGTCGACGTCGTCGTTCGTGGACCTGAACGACCAGGTCTTCAACAACTGGGACTTCAGCCACACGGATCCGACCGGCGCGAACAAGGGCGGCGGCAATACGCTGTACACGGCCGGCGACCTCGCATCGACGATGAGCGTGAACCCGGACCTGAAGGTGCTGTCGGCGAACGGCTATTTCGACGCCGTCACGCCGTTCCACCAGACGGAGCTGACGCTCGCGCAGATGCCGCTCGATCCGACGCTCAAGGCGCAGAACCTGACGATCAAGAACTACCCGTCGGGCCACATGATCTACCTGAACGACGCGTCGCGGACCGCGTTGAAGGGCGATCTCGCCAACTTCTACGACGGCATCCTCGCGAACCGCACCGCGCTGCAGCGCGTGCTGAAGCTGCAGGCGCGCACGCAGCAGATGAAGCAGCAGAAACTGCAGCAGCAGGGGCAGTAA
- a CDS encoding 2-hydroxychromene-2-carboxylate isomerase: MTTGLDTAQPAWFFDFVSPFSYLLLEQHDKWPDVPFNPVAVSLPDLQRHWGQRPSADVPAKRVFTYRHALFRAEQLGIRFKMPPAHPFDSDKVLRLAIALRADIVTVLEMFRFIWREGNDPSTPEGFAALCERVGVGHGDELIEFEETAAQLTRNTADAIALGVFGVPTFWMNKQLFWGEDALPMVLYCARTPNWLESREVKRISTLPKGRA; encoded by the coding sequence ATGACAACCGGCCTCGATACCGCCCAACCCGCCTGGTTCTTCGACTTCGTGTCGCCGTTCTCGTATCTGCTGCTCGAACAGCACGACAAATGGCCGGACGTGCCGTTCAACCCCGTCGCCGTCTCGCTGCCCGACCTGCAGCGCCACTGGGGCCAACGCCCGAGCGCCGACGTGCCGGCCAAACGCGTGTTCACGTACCGGCATGCGCTGTTTCGCGCGGAACAGCTCGGCATCCGCTTCAAGATGCCGCCCGCGCATCCGTTCGATTCCGACAAGGTCCTGCGCCTCGCGATCGCGCTGCGCGCCGATATCGTGACGGTGCTGGAAATGTTCCGCTTCATCTGGCGCGAAGGGAACGACCCGTCGACGCCGGAAGGCTTCGCGGCGCTGTGCGAACGCGTCGGCGTCGGCCACGGCGACGAGCTGATCGAATTCGAGGAAACCGCCGCGCAACTGACCCGCAACACGGCCGACGCGATCGCGCTCGGCGTGTTCGGCGTGCCCACCTTCTGGATGAACAAGCAGCTGTTCTGGGGCGAGGACGCGCTGCCGATGGTGCTGTACTGCGCGCGCACGCCGAACTGGCTCGAATCGCGCGAGGTCAAGCGGATCAGCACGCTGCCGAAGGGCCGCGCGTGA
- a CDS encoding D-(-)-3-hydroxybutyrate oligomer hydrolase: MTKLGWGRRMVWGAVLAAVAMLGACNGDESAERNRLPGFVSGSVRTTAYDGASDDLLTAGLGKTGLAAASAPGFANPSRPTSAELRRLAIWSNYRALVDMSANGGYGRFWGPNVDLDGNDTLGEGKIAGTEYLAYADDGSGAKNVTLLVQVPARFDPAQPCIVTATSSGSRGVYGAISAAGEWALKRGCAVAYNDKGGGNGAHELGSDTVTLIDGTLANAVLAGTASLFTANVTSGDLAAFNGRFPNRYAFKHAHSQQNPEQDWGRVTLQSVEFAYWALNEQFGPLVDGARHGVRYRAGDITTIAASVSNGGGASLAAAEQDDRGWITAVVVGEPQINVRMAPNAVVRAGGQPVPSFGRPLADYATLANLLEPCAAASASLAAAPYLSALPAATTQSIRTQRCATLAAAGLVAGADTQSQAADALAQLHAAGYLADSDLLQAPMWDSQAIPAIAVTYANAYTRSRVTDNLCNFSFATTNPATGAVATPAASPMPAVFGAGNGVPPTAGINLVFNNGAGVDHRLATPDASFAGALCLRQLWTNGMLGMPANVDAVRVNANLHGKPAIIVQGRSDALVPVNHASRAYVAQNGISEAGRSQLVFYEVTNGQHFDAFLSVPGFDTRFVPVHYYNVQALNLMWKHLKNGAPLPPSQVIRTVPRGGTPGAAPALTSANLPPISAAPGANAISVGVGTIDVPL, translated from the coding sequence ATGACGAAGCTCGGGTGGGGCAGGCGGATGGTGTGGGGAGCGGTGCTGGCCGCGGTCGCGATGCTCGGCGCCTGCAACGGCGACGAATCGGCCGAGCGCAACCGGTTGCCCGGCTTCGTGTCCGGCAGCGTGCGCACGACGGCCTACGACGGCGCGAGCGACGACCTGCTGACGGCCGGCCTTGGCAAGACGGGCCTCGCCGCGGCGAGTGCGCCCGGCTTCGCGAACCCGTCGCGGCCGACGAGCGCCGAATTGCGTCGCCTCGCGATCTGGTCGAACTACCGCGCGCTCGTCGACATGAGCGCGAACGGCGGCTACGGGCGCTTCTGGGGGCCGAACGTCGACCTCGACGGCAACGATACGCTCGGCGAAGGCAAGATCGCCGGCACCGAATATCTCGCGTATGCCGACGACGGCAGCGGCGCGAAGAACGTGACGCTGCTCGTGCAGGTGCCCGCGCGCTTCGATCCCGCGCAGCCGTGCATCGTCACCGCGACGTCGTCCGGCTCGCGCGGCGTGTACGGCGCGATTTCCGCGGCCGGCGAGTGGGCGCTCAAGCGCGGCTGCGCGGTGGCCTACAACGACAAGGGCGGCGGCAACGGCGCGCACGAGCTCGGCTCCGACACCGTGACGCTGATCGACGGCACGCTCGCCAACGCGGTGTTGGCCGGCACCGCGAGCCTGTTCACCGCGAACGTGACGAGCGGCGATCTCGCCGCGTTCAACGGCCGCTTCCCGAACCGCTATGCGTTCAAGCACGCGCATTCGCAGCAGAATCCCGAGCAGGACTGGGGGCGCGTGACGCTGCAGTCGGTCGAGTTCGCGTACTGGGCGCTCAACGAGCAGTTCGGACCGCTGGTCGACGGCGCGCGTCACGGCGTGCGCTATCGCGCGGGCGACATCACGACGATCGCCGCGTCGGTCAGCAACGGCGGCGGCGCGTCGCTCGCGGCGGCCGAACAGGACGACCGCGGCTGGATTACCGCAGTCGTGGTCGGCGAGCCGCAGATCAACGTGCGGATGGCGCCGAATGCGGTCGTGCGCGCCGGCGGCCAACCGGTGCCGTCGTTCGGCCGGCCGCTGGCCGATTACGCGACGCTCGCGAACCTGCTGGAACCGTGCGCGGCCGCGTCGGCGTCGCTCGCCGCCGCGCCGTACCTGAGCGCGCTGCCGGCCGCGACCACGCAGTCGATCCGCACGCAGCGCTGCGCGACGCTCGCCGCGGCCGGGCTGGTGGCGGGCGCCGACACGCAGAGCCAGGCGGCCGACGCGCTCGCGCAGCTCCATGCGGCCGGCTATCTGGCCGATTCCGACCTGCTGCAGGCGCCGATGTGGGATTCGCAGGCGATTCCGGCGATTGCGGTCACCTATGCGAACGCGTACACGCGCTCGCGCGTGACCGACAACCTGTGCAACTTCAGCTTCGCGACGACGAACCCGGCGACCGGCGCGGTCGCGACGCCCGCCGCGTCGCCGATGCCGGCCGTGTTCGGCGCCGGCAACGGCGTGCCGCCGACGGCTGGCATCAATCTCGTGTTCAACAACGGCGCGGGCGTCGACCACCGGCTCGCGACGCCCGACGCGAGCTTCGCGGGCGCGCTGTGCCTGCGCCAGTTGTGGACGAACGGGATGCTCGGCATGCCCGCGAACGTCGACGCGGTGCGCGTGAACGCGAACCTGCACGGCAAGCCGGCGATCATCGTGCAGGGCCGCAGCGACGCGCTCGTGCCCGTGAACCACGCATCGCGCGCGTACGTCGCGCAGAACGGCATCAGCGAAGCCGGGCGCAGCCAGCTGGTGTTCTACGAAGTGACGAACGGCCAGCACTTCGACGCATTCCTGTCGGTTCCGGGCTTCGACACGCGCTTCGTGCCGGTTCACTACTACAACGTGCAGGCGCTGAACCTGATGTGGAAGCACCTGAAGAACGGCGCGCCGCTGCCGCCGTCGCAGGTGATCCGCACGGTGCCGCGCGGCGGCACGCCGGGCGCCGCGCCCGCGCTGACGAGCGCGAACCTGCCGCCGATCTCGGCCGCGCCGGGCGCGAACGCGATTTCCGTCGGCGTCGGCACGATCGACGTGCCGCTCTGA
- a CDS encoding TAXI family TRAP transporter solute-binding subunit → MKPARPRPPRRILARFVAVSWRDLALSIGPTVLLAGAAVWLAVKLIQPAPPSTLVISSGPPGSTYWNAAQKYKAILAKNGVTLDVQSSEGSAQNLARLSNPNAPVDVGFVQSGIGPKERDEHLVSLGSIGYVPLAIMYRGPVVGRLSDFKGKRLALGAEGSGARELSLALLKMNGIVPGGPTELLPTAGEDAATALLDGKIDAAFLSGDSTQIPVMAKLFRAPGVHVYSFTQADAYARRFPYLTAITLPMGVYDLGRNLPPADIHTVAPTIELVARDSLHPALSDLLIEAAREVHGHATILQHAGEFPSSVTRGFPLSDDAARYYKSGKTFLYRRLPFWVASLVDRLLVVVVPLIVVLIPGLRLVPSLYGWRVRSRIYRWYGALIALERSALGEHTADERVKLLDELDDIEEAVNRMKMPLAYAGQFYVLREHIGFVRERLTAHDQDAPAAPPGAGHPPARTETDPPPAGDAPRATPGSA, encoded by the coding sequence ATGAAGCCTGCCCGCCCTCGCCCGCCGCGCCGTATCCTCGCCCGCTTCGTCGCCGTCTCGTGGCGCGACCTCGCGCTGTCGATCGGCCCGACCGTGCTGCTCGCCGGCGCGGCCGTCTGGCTCGCGGTCAAGCTGATCCAGCCTGCGCCGCCGTCCACGCTCGTGATTTCGTCCGGGCCGCCCGGCAGCACCTACTGGAACGCCGCCCAGAAATACAAGGCGATCCTCGCGAAAAACGGCGTCACGCTCGACGTTCAATCGTCCGAAGGTTCCGCGCAGAACCTCGCGCGGCTGTCGAACCCGAACGCGCCGGTCGACGTCGGCTTCGTGCAGAGCGGCATCGGCCCGAAGGAGCGCGACGAGCATCTCGTGTCGCTCGGCAGCATCGGCTACGTGCCGCTCGCGATCATGTACCGCGGCCCGGTCGTCGGGCGCCTGTCCGACTTCAAGGGCAAGCGGCTCGCGCTCGGCGCGGAAGGCAGCGGCGCGCGCGAACTGAGCCTCGCGCTGCTGAAGATGAACGGCATCGTGCCGGGCGGCCCGACCGAGCTCCTGCCGACGGCCGGCGAGGACGCCGCGACCGCGCTGCTCGACGGCAAGATCGACGCCGCGTTCCTGTCGGGCGACTCGACGCAGATCCCGGTGATGGCGAAGCTGTTCCGCGCGCCGGGCGTGCACGTCTACTCGTTCACGCAGGCCGACGCGTATGCGCGGCGCTTTCCGTACCTGACCGCGATCACGCTGCCGATGGGCGTCTACGATCTCGGCCGCAACCTGCCGCCCGCCGACATCCACACGGTCGCGCCGACGATCGAACTCGTCGCGCGCGACTCGCTGCACCCCGCGCTGTCCGACCTGCTGATCGAGGCGGCGCGCGAAGTGCACGGCCACGCGACGATCCTGCAGCACGCGGGCGAATTCCCGTCGTCCGTCACGCGCGGCTTCCCGCTGTCCGACGATGCCGCCCGCTACTACAAATCAGGCAAGACCTTCTTGTACCGGCGGCTGCCGTTCTGGGTCGCGAGCCTCGTCGACCGGCTGCTGGTCGTCGTCGTGCCGCTGATCGTCGTGCTGATCCCCGGGCTGCGGCTCGTGCCGTCGCTGTACGGCTGGCGCGTGCGCTCGCGCATCTACCGCTGGTACGGCGCGCTGATCGCGCTCGAGCGCAGCGCGCTCGGCGAACATACGGCCGACGAGCGCGTCAAGCTGCTCGACGAGCTGGACGACATCGAGGAAGCCGTGAACCGGATGAAGATGCCGCTCGCGTACGCGGGACAGTTCTACGTGCTGCGCGAGCACATCGGTTTCGTGCGCGAACGGCTCACCGCGCACGACCAGGATGCGCCGGCGGCCCCGCCCGGCGCCGGCCATCCGCCGGCACGCACGGAAACCGACCCGCCGCCGGCCGGCGACGCCCCCCGGGCGACTCCCGGTTCCGCGTAA
- a CDS encoding LysR family transcriptional regulator encodes MEDDDRTASLDIWLVRVLRTLLLERSVTQAALRLNQTQPAISTALRKLRETLNDPILVRGKSGMVPTEYGASLLDAASRALREVDFIATPHGDFDPSSARRTFRVAAPDYLNDFFMPTLIERFRDAAPHAHLEIDSLNPALDHAGALESGALDLVIGNWPKPDPQFARQDLFSDTIVCLMRDAHPLARVPLTRDAYASAAHVAPTPYTGDKRNAIEIGLARARLTRRIVTTLPYFGIVPQVLLQSDLIFTTTRRFATHYAQLLPLVVVAPPVPFPRIKSYLLTHPQPDRPTDIAWLCALMQSVSDELTVARGRKR; translated from the coding sequence ATGGAAGACGACGACCGTACCGCCTCGCTCGACATCTGGCTCGTGCGCGTGTTGCGCACGCTGCTGCTCGAGCGCAGCGTCACGCAGGCCGCGCTGCGGCTGAACCAGACCCAGCCCGCGATCAGCACCGCGCTGCGCAAGCTGCGCGAGACGCTGAACGACCCGATCCTCGTGCGCGGCAAATCCGGCATGGTGCCGACCGAGTACGGCGCGTCGCTGCTCGACGCCGCATCGCGCGCGCTGCGCGAGGTCGATTTCATCGCGACGCCGCACGGCGACTTCGATCCGTCGTCCGCGCGGCGCACGTTCCGCGTCGCCGCGCCCGACTACCTGAACGATTTCTTCATGCCGACGCTGATCGAGCGCTTTCGCGATGCGGCGCCGCATGCCCATCTGGAGATCGATTCGCTGAATCCCGCGCTCGACCACGCGGGCGCGCTCGAATCGGGCGCGCTCGATCTCGTGATCGGCAACTGGCCGAAGCCCGACCCGCAGTTCGCGCGCCAGGACCTGTTCTCCGACACGATCGTGTGCCTGATGCGCGACGCGCATCCGCTCGCCCGCGTGCCGCTCACGCGCGACGCGTATGCGTCGGCCGCGCACGTCGCGCCCACCCCGTACACCGGCGACAAACGCAACGCGATCGAGATCGGCCTGGCGCGCGCCCGCCTCACGCGGCGCATCGTGACGACGCTGCCGTACTTCGGGATCGTGCCGCAGGTGCTGCTGCAGTCGGACCTGATCTTCACGACGACGCGCCGCTTCGCGACGCACTATGCGCAACTGCTGCCGCTCGTCGTCGTCGCGCCGCCCGTGCCGTTCCCGCGCATCAAGAGCTACCTGCTCACGCATCCGCAGCCCGATCGGCCGACCGACATCGCGTGGCTGTGCGCGCTGATGCAGAGCGTGTCCGACGAACTGACGGTCGCCCGCGGGCGCAAGCGCTGA
- a CDS encoding sulfite exporter TauE/SafE family protein, whose amino-acid sequence MSLPHIDLLYSLSGLFVGILVGLTGVGGGSLMTPILVLLFGVHPATAVGTDLLYAAATKATGTLVHGLKGSIDWRITGRLAAGSVPAAALTLWWLHTHGMNTPGTARMIQLVLGVALLLTSVALIFRPQLTAFAARNPLAPNPARTLWSTVLTGAALGVLVSMTSVGAGAIGVTVLLLLYPLLATTRIVGSDIAHAVPLTLVAGMGHWLLGSVDWSMLLSLLLGSLPGIVIGSLLSARAPERLLRNLLASTLVAVGVRLVLA is encoded by the coding sequence ATGTCGCTTCCCCATATCGATCTGCTGTACTCCCTGTCCGGCCTGTTCGTCGGCATCCTCGTCGGCCTGACGGGCGTCGGCGGCGGTTCGTTGATGACGCCGATTCTCGTGCTGCTGTTCGGCGTCCACCCCGCGACGGCGGTCGGCACCGACCTGCTGTACGCGGCCGCGACCAAGGCCACCGGCACGCTCGTCCACGGCCTGAAAGGCTCGATCGACTGGCGTATCACGGGCCGGCTCGCGGCGGGCAGCGTGCCGGCCGCGGCGCTCACGCTGTGGTGGCTGCACACGCACGGGATGAACACGCCGGGCACCGCGCGGATGATCCAGCTCGTGCTCGGCGTCGCGCTGCTGCTCACGTCGGTCGCGCTGATCTTCCGGCCGCAGCTCACGGCCTTCGCCGCACGCAACCCGCTCGCGCCGAACCCCGCGCGCACGCTGTGGTCGACCGTGCTGACGGGCGCCGCGCTGGGCGTGCTCGTGTCGATGACGTCGGTCGGCGCCGGCGCGATCGGCGTGACCGTGCTCCTGTTGCTGTATCCGCTGCTCGCGACGACCCGCATCGTCGGCTCCGACATCGCGCATGCGGTGCCGCTCACGCTGGTCGCGGGCATGGGCCACTGGCTGCTCGGCTCGGTCGACTGGTCGATGCTGCTGTCGCTGCTGCTCGGTTCGCTGCCCGGCATCGTGATCGGCAGCCTGCTGTCGGCGCGCGCGCCCGAGCGGCTGCTGCGCAACCTGCTCGCGTCGACGCTCGTCGCGGTCGGCGTGCGGCTCGTGCTGGCGTAA
- a CDS encoding DsbA family oxidoreductase, which yields MTTAPAPTARPTLTVEIWSDLICPWCWIGKRRFDEALAAFAHADRVDVALRAYRLMPGQPVEPVEAMLAGKYRMAPAQVDQMLRQVTDAAASVGLRYDLPGTLVGDTLDGHRLVKLAQASGRAQALTERLYRAYFCEHGSLFDHAELTELAVEAGLERSAVEAVLRSDAYRDEVEADIARAARIGGRGVPLFVFGDRYAVSGAQPADAFAQALDQAWRDGIVEPGGGDAAACGPDGCELPARP from the coding sequence ATGACGACCGCTCCCGCCCCAACTGCCCGCCCGACCCTGACCGTCGAAATCTGGTCCGACCTGATTTGCCCGTGGTGCTGGATCGGCAAGCGCCGCTTCGACGAGGCGCTGGCCGCGTTCGCGCACGCCGACCGCGTCGACGTCGCGCTGCGCGCGTACCGGCTGATGCCTGGCCAACCCGTCGAGCCGGTCGAGGCGATGCTGGCCGGCAAATACCGGATGGCGCCTGCGCAGGTCGACCAGATGCTGCGCCAGGTGACCGATGCGGCCGCGAGCGTGGGGCTGCGCTACGACCTGCCCGGCACGCTCGTCGGCGACACGCTCGACGGCCACCGGCTCGTGAAGCTCGCGCAAGCGTCGGGCCGCGCGCAAGCGCTGACCGAGCGGCTCTACCGCGCCTATTTCTGCGAGCACGGCTCGCTGTTCGATCATGCCGAGCTGACCGAGCTTGCGGTCGAAGCCGGGCTCGAGCGCTCGGCCGTCGAAGCCGTGTTGCGCAGCGACGCGTATCGCGACGAAGTCGAAGCCGACATCGCGCGCGCCGCACGAATCGGCGGGCGCGGCGTGCCGCTGTTCGTGTTCGGCGACCGCTATGCGGTGTCGGGTGCGCAGCCGGCCGACGCGTTCGCGCAGGCGCTCGACCAGGCGTGGCGCGACGGCATCGTCGAGCCCGGCGGCGGCGACGCGGCCGCCTGCGGCCCCGACGGCTGCGAACTGCCGGCTCGGCCGTAA
- a CDS encoding DHA2 family efflux MFS transporter permease subunit: MTHGIHGEKRWYALIVLCLGVLMIVLDSTIVNVALPSISTDLHFTETALVWVVNAYLLTFGGCLLLGGRLGDLYGQRRMFLAGLVAFTLASLACGLAQSQGMLIAARAVQGFGGAVVSAVSLSLIMNLFTEPGERARAMGVYGFVCAGGGSIGVLLGGLLTSSLSWHWIFLVNLPIGVAVYAMCVALLPRTRAPAGTARLDVAGAITVTASLMLAVYGIVGGNEAGWLSTQTVALIGAAVVLLVLFIAIESRAAHPLMPLTLFAARNVALANAIAVLWAAAMFAWFFLSALYMQRVLGYGPLQVGLAFLPANLIMAAFSLGLSARIVMRFGIRGPIAVGLLIAACGLALFARAPVDGAFVWHVLPGMTLLGIGAGVAFNPVLLAAMNDVDPADSGLASGIVNTAFMMGGALGLAVLASLAGARTDALAAAQAAPLDALNAGYRAAFAFGAAFAAVAALIGFALRIRPPRAVEGAGPAMH; the protein is encoded by the coding sequence ATGACCCACGGGATTCACGGCGAGAAGCGCTGGTACGCGCTGATCGTGCTCTGCCTCGGCGTGCTGATGATCGTGCTCGACAGCACGATCGTGAACGTTGCGCTGCCGTCGATCAGCACCGATCTCCACTTCACCGAAACGGCCCTCGTGTGGGTCGTCAATGCATACCTGCTGACGTTCGGCGGCTGCCTGCTGCTCGGCGGCCGGCTCGGCGACCTGTACGGCCAGCGGCGCATGTTCCTCGCGGGCCTCGTCGCGTTCACGCTCGCGTCGCTCGCGTGCGGCCTCGCGCAATCGCAGGGGATGCTGATCGCCGCACGCGCGGTGCAGGGGTTCGGCGGCGCGGTCGTGTCGGCCGTCTCGCTGTCGCTGATCATGAACCTCTTCACGGAACCCGGCGAACGCGCACGCGCGATGGGCGTCTACGGTTTCGTGTGCGCGGGCGGCGGCAGCATCGGCGTCCTGCTCGGCGGGCTGCTGACAAGCTCGCTGTCGTGGCACTGGATCTTTCTCGTCAACCTGCCGATCGGCGTCGCCGTCTACGCGATGTGCGTCGCGCTGCTGCCGCGCACGCGTGCGCCGGCGGGCACCGCACGGCTCGACGTCGCCGGCGCGATCACCGTGACCGCGTCGCTGATGCTGGCCGTCTACGGCATCGTCGGCGGCAACGAGGCCGGCTGGCTGTCGACGCAGACCGTCGCGCTGATCGGCGCGGCCGTCGTGCTGCTCGTGCTGTTCATCGCGATCGAGTCGCGCGCCGCGCATCCGTTGATGCCGCTCACGCTGTTCGCCGCCCGCAACGTCGCGCTCGCAAACGCGATCGCCGTGCTGTGGGCGGCCGCGATGTTCGCGTGGTTCTTCCTGTCCGCGCTGTACATGCAGCGGGTGCTCGGCTACGGGCCGCTGCAGGTCGGCCTCGCGTTCCTGCCCGCGAACCTGATCATGGCCGCATTCTCGCTCGGGCTGTCGGCGCGCATCGTGATGCGCTTCGGGATCCGCGGCCCGATCGCCGTCGGCCTGCTGATCGCGGCGTGCGGCCTCGCGCTGTTCGCGCGCGCGCCGGTCGACGGCGCTTTCGTGTGGCACGTGCTGCCCGGCATGACGCTACTCGGCATCGGCGCGGGCGTCGCGTTCAATCCGGTGCTGCTCGCCGCGATGAACGACGTCGACCCGGCCGATTCCGGGCTCGCGTCGGGCATCGTCAACACCGCGTTCATGATGGGCGGCGCGCTCGGGCTCGCGGTCCTCGCCAGCCTCGCCGGCGCCCGCACCGACGCGCTCGCGGCGGCGCAAGCCGCGCCGCTCGACGCGCTGAACGCCGGCTACCGCGCGGCATTCGCGTTCGGCGCGGCGTTTGCGGCCGTGGCCGCGCTGATCGGTTTCGCGCTGCGGATCCGGCCGCCACGCGCGGTCGAAGGCGCCGGCCCCGCGATGCACTGA